The genomic segment GCCTGAACCGGAAACATCGTAAAGATTGATTCCCAGATCGTCTGCCAGCTTTCTAGCTGCAGGGGTCGCTCTTAATTTTTTGTCATCCATGATCTCTCTCATTCTTAAATAATTCATTGGTCGAGGCAACATTTGCCCTTATTTTTGTTTTTATTCTAGTAATATTAGCAAAAATCAGATTTTTATTCTCAGTTATTTATACATAATTTAAATTACGTAAATGTTAATCATTGTTTATCTACACCTTACTCTTTATGATAAGTCTTACGGATAGTGTCTTTGATGGATTCTACTGTCGGAATCATGGCATTTTCAAGATTTTGAGCATAAGGCATCGGCACGTCTTCTCCAGCACAGCGACGAATCGGTGCATCCAGATAGTCAAAGGCTTCAGACTCAGATATAATAGCCGAAATTTCTCCGATATAGCCGCTGGTCTTATGGGCATCGTTGACCAGAACGACTTTTCCTGTTTTTTTAACTGAGTTAATAATAATATCTTTATCAAGTGGTACCAAGGTACGAGGATCGACTACTTCTACTGAAATGCCTTCTTCTGTCAATTCTTCAGCTGCTTGCATAACTCTGCGGAGCATTTTTCCATAAGTCACAACTGTTACGTCCATTCCTTCTTTTTTGATGTCACCAACACCGAGAGGGATTGTATAATCAGGGTCAAGTGGAACTTCGCCTTTTTGGTTGAATTCTGATTTATACTCAAGGATAATAACAGGATTGTTGTCGCGAATTGAAGATTTCAACAATCCCTTCATATCTGCGGGAGTTCCAGGTGCTACGACTTTGAGACCGGGAATATGGGTAAACCAAGATTCTAAAGATTGCGAGTGTTGAGCAGCTGATCCGACACCATTTCCAGCTGCGCAACGAATTGTTAGCGGAACTTGTCCTTTACCACCAAACATATAACGTGTTTTAGCAGCCTGGTTGACAATCGCATCCATGGCAATGACAGAAAAGTCCATGAAAGTCATATCTACAATAGGACGAAGGCCTGTCATGGCAGCTCCTGCTGCAGCTCCTGAAATAGCTGCTTCAGAAATTGGACAATCACGTACTCGTTCTGGACCGAATTCTTCTAACATTCCGACGGATGTTCCGAAATCTCCTCCGAAAATGCCGACATCTTCTCCCATTAACAACACATTTTCATCAAGACGCATTTCCTCAGACATGGCAAGGATAATGGTGTCACGGAAAGACATTGTTTTTGTTTCCATTATTGTTCAATCTCCTCTCTTTAATCTGCATAAATATCTTCAAAAGCTGATTCAAGCGGTGGGAATGGACTTTCTGCCGCGAATTTTACAGATGCTTCTACTGCTTCTTTAACCTCTGCTTGAATAGCCTCTAACTCTTCATCGCTTGCAATCTGATTTGCGAGTAAATATTTACGAAGATTTTCGATTGGATCTTTTTTCTTCCATTCTTCTACTTCTTCACGAGTACGGTATTTACCTGGGTCAGAAGATGAATGTCCCAACCAACGATAGGTCACACTCTCAATTAAGACAGGTCCTTTACCACTGCGAACATGCTCTACAGCTTTTTGGAAACCTTCATAGACATCCAAAACATTATTGCCATCTTCGATGAACATACCTGGAACGCCATAAGCTGCGCTGCGCTCGTGAATATGCTCTATATTGGTCATTTTCTTAATATCCGCAGAAATACCATAGCCATTATTGATACAATAGAAAATCACTGGCAAATTCCAAATAGAGGCCATATTAACCGCTTCATGAAAAACACCTTCGTTCGTTGCTCCGTCACCAAAGAAACAGACAACGATCTTTCCTGTATGATGCATTTGCTGAGTAAGGGCTGCACCGACTGCGATTCCTATACCTCCGCCAACAATACCATTTGCTCCTAAATTTCCAGCATCCAAATCAGCAATGTGCATGGAGCCACCTTTTCCTTTGCAGGTTCCATTGTATTTGCCCATGATTTCTGCCATCATGCCATTCAGGTCAATTCCTTTAGCAATCGCCTGACCATGCCCACGATGGTTAGATGTAATCAAATCATCAGGATTGAGGGCCAACATAGCTCCAACGCTTGCTGCTTCTTCTCCAACTGAAAAGTGAGTCATACCTGGAACTTTCCCCTTTTTCACGAGTTGAGCAATTTTTAGGTCCATCCGACGAATTTCTTCCATCTTCCGAAACATCTCTAACAAGAGATTTTTATCTAACATTGCCATATTTTTTACCTTTCTAAACTTGGTTTCTACAATCACATTCTAACCAATCCTAAAAAAACTGTCAAAATTTATGCTTGCAGAATTTCACAAAGAAAAATCAGCTAACCTTGCTGGCAAGCTGATTTGAATTGACAAAATAAAAATTTCACAAATAGATTTTTCTACTTTTTTCCAAAATCTTCTATCATTTGATTGATTTCTGAACGATTTGGTGTTGTTAAGATATAATGAATATCTCCTTGTAAATCAGCAAAAGCCTGTGGCATAATTTTTACTGCTTTTAACTTATCACCGTATTTTTCACGCAACTCTTCTTCTGAATATACATAATTTGAGGTTGAACGACGAGCAGTCACCAAGCCATATTGTGTTTCTACTTGAGACTGTGGGAAAGGTTCACCGTTTACAACAGCTGCATATCCACGATAAAGGTCAATGGAATGAGCAAAGTTATACAAATCAATAGTGAAAGCGCCCGCTGGACGATTATTGTATTCTATGGCGATATAATCATCTCCATTATGG from the Streptococcus constellatus subsp. constellatus genome contains:
- a CDS encoding alpha-ketoacid dehydrogenase subunit beta: METKTMSFRDTIILAMSEEMRLDENVLLMGEDVGIFGGDFGTSVGMLEEFGPERVRDCPISEAAISGAAAGAAMTGLRPIVDMTFMDFSVIAMDAIVNQAAKTRYMFGGKGQVPLTIRCAAGNGVGSAAQHSQSLESWFTHIPGLKVVAPGTPADMKGLLKSSIRDNNPVIILEYKSEFNQKGEVPLDPDYTIPLGVGDIKKEGMDVTVVTYGKMLRRVMQAAEELTEEGISVEVVDPRTLVPLDKDIIINSVKKTGKVVLVNDAHKTSGYIGEISAIISESEAFDYLDAPIRRCAGEDVPMPYAQNLENAMIPTVESIKDTIRKTYHKE
- a CDS encoding thiamine pyrophosphate-dependent dehydrogenase E1 component subunit alpha, with translation MAMLDKNLLLEMFRKMEEIRRMDLKIAQLVKKGKVPGMTHFSVGEEAASVGAMLALNPDDLITSNHRGHGQAIAKGIDLNGMMAEIMGKYNGTCKGKGGSMHIADLDAGNLGANGIVGGGIGIAVGAALTQQMHHTGKIVVCFFGDGATNEGVFHEAVNMASIWNLPVIFYCINNGYGISADIKKMTNIEHIHERSAAYGVPGMFIEDGNNVLDVYEGFQKAVEHVRSGKGPVLIESVTYRWLGHSSSDPGKYRTREEVEEWKKKDPIENLRKYLLANQIASDEELEAIQAEVKEAVEASVKFAAESPFPPLESAFEDIYAD